The Drosophila subobscura isolate 14011-0131.10 chromosome A, UCBerk_Dsub_1.0, whole genome shotgun sequence genome includes the window CCAGACAGAGATACTTGCCACAtcctcacacacagacacacacacacagatacacacaccaCCTcttgagagagaaagacacacATTATTCAAGTAAGCGGCGACAATTTATTAGTTTTACAATACAACTTGGCAAATTGGTGTATAAATCTTTTGGTTCCTTgcagggctgctgctggccactgctgccattgcacctactgctgctggctgctggctgctggctgctgccttctgtCCTGATTCTCCGCTGCAGCGGAGGGCCACGATCTTGCGCTTGAATTTCGTTTCGAAAGGTATCCAGGCACAAACTTCGATTTAAGCTTTGATGCTCCGCAGCTCTTTTCTTGGACAGGGGGAGTGACTGCAGTAGAGGTTACCCCAAGCGATTTTGGTATGGTCACCCTTCGACCCCGCGATATTATCTCGTTGCAGGCACCACTCGCAGAGGTTCGACGCGTGGATCCTTCTCAGTATGCGACAGCATTCGTCGAACCTGGCATCGATGCGCTGCACCGCCTGCTGGCACAATGTGACGTTCCCTGTGATCGCTTCGCAAGCACTCAGATCCACGAAGACCGGATGTGCCACAGCATCAGAACCAGTCTCAGTGGCTTGTTTATCCATGGTTGTGGCATTGGGTGCAGTGCCTCCTTCATCCACTGCCGCCGTACCATTTGCAGCCCCTTGGACATCCACTCTGCCAGTCTCGCTGGACGCCGTCGGGGAGGCCAGCATctgcacgagcacgagcaggCCGACCAGAGATCCCAGAGGGTGCACCGAAAACGACGATTCGCTCATTTCGAAAGCCGGGAGCCAACTGAAATTCAATTCTGAAAGcgacagagagcagagtggGGAGGAAGGCTTATCCGCTTATCAGCattcatttttgtatatattttattttatttatttgctttattattGTCGAAGGTTCATGTACAAGACGTGATTGCGCTCTCAAACTCAATGCTTTccaggcaaacattttctctGAGATCTTCGCTGGAAAATTGATGAATCTTGACTGTACTTCCTTCAATTTTTACTTTTACAGAGTTTCTTAAATGTCTATGAAGTCGACTCCTTCGATTCCTTCGATTCCTTCTCATTGCTGATAATATGTACGCAGCCGGAATGTCCCCGGGCGCATTTACTGTCCAGGGTGTTCTTTGTTAAGTCGGCCGGTGGCGCTGTGGTCGCGGGTGCCACCAAATGTAAGCATGCTGCACATGCACTCCTGGGATGTGACAGCCTCACCTGCAGACAGCATTCGTGGAAGGCCTGGTCCACGCTCAACACGCTATCTGAGGAGGCCTCTCCCAGCGGCAGCTCGAACGAACTCTgagccagcatcagcatcagcatcgagGCGAGCGCAAGCGTGATCCGTGCGACCATTGTGACGGCGTTGAATAGACTGGCGTACTGGCGGATCTTCAATAACGACTCGGTACATTCGCCTCTGCGATGCACCCTGCGGAATGGAGGCATGGGGCATTGCCACAAatcaagcaacaacagcactgCACATCAGAATGGCAaaggggatggggatggggcttCGAACCGGCTTCGAACAGCCAAGAGATGTGTTTACTTTCATACCCACATCGCTGATGCgaagacaaaacaaattaattaagatTGTAATGCCTCTCTatctttttcgctctctctctcgctctctctgtctctgttttccGTTCAGATTGGAGCGCAACTTCAGCTCGTTAATCCTACCATGGCAATGCTCTGTTCTTCCCTGCCAGCCAGAGGGCCATTTCCGTTTCAACGTGACGCACAGGTGCGTTTGTCCAACCTTGGGGGAACGACGGGCGCTTAAGCATTAAGCCATTCCAGAATTCCAGAACATTGGgacacagcagcggcagcggcaacagacAACACGATGAACGATGAACGATGAACATCAACTGCAACAACTACGATAAACAAGAGGCTACAATTACAGATAAGTCGCTTTGATACCCTACACAAATTATACTTTCATGCTGGGTTGGGTTCGGTTTGTACAGCCTCTCAGATGTATAATAAATAGAGCCATTAATTGGTTGAAGGTTCTGAGACTTGGAATATGTGCAGCgaacattttagaactttgACTCATAATTTTCATACGACATTTGCAGTGCTATCAGCTATAAAGCTGAGGTTTTCCAGCATTTTTGATTGTTTCTTCAGCTCAGATATTtcctttcatattttttgaCTTAAGTTGTTTACTACAACTCAAATGTAACTGCTCATTGGGCAGTATCCACTTATCCGTATCTCTGGCTGTCTGAAATTGCTTCTTTatgttgcttctgtttgtaCAGGGTGTTCCTTTAGTCGCATGCAGTTGACTCTCCATAAGCATACGCGTATCAGTgttatttgttctttttgaGCCCATATCCTGGGACTGCTTCTGCCATGGCTCCACctacagctcctgctccatggATCCACGAGCCGTACCTCTAATGTGTGGGGAGAGCTTCAGACGGCGGCAGCTTGCGCTTTATGATTTAATAACGTTGCAGgggcgtgtgtctgtgtgtctcctCCATGCTCCCTACTCCTTtatgcctgctcctgctcctgctggttgCCACCGCTCCTCGCTTGGTCCTTTTGGAGTGGGAGACGTGGGACTCGTTGCCATCTTGGGCCTCGTCGAGCGCCCATATTATCTGGCTCTGGTGCATGTCATCGCTGGGAAAAGTTGTCTCCGCCATCTCTCTGTCATCTCCCGCAGTCATCGTCGGCCAACGCTGTACCAGTGCTGGTCCCCctgtacccgtacccgtacccgtgtCCCCGTCCCGTCCCCGTCCATGTCCTTCTCCCTGTCGTCGTCGGGCCATATTAAATTGTGTTAAAACACTTGCGCCATGCATGTCACACGGCACCTGCCCCCCCATGCCACCATGCCACCATGCCACCACTCCACCTCCCTTTGTGCAATGGCGCGTGTTTTGACATGTAACTCGTTTTGTCTTCAGCTTCTTCTCTGgcatcctgcagcagcagcagcagcggcttcagctccatctcttgctccttttgctgcttctttttttctctttttgggaATGgaattctctcttttttcgaATTGCTGCTTCATTTCCGGCAAATTAAAACGTATACGGCATACAGAGCGCACTCTTTGGGGCATGTATCGGCATCGCTTTCAGCTAATTTAAGTCCACAATACCGCGCAGTTTTTTTCGGCACTCCCCGGAGTGACATTATTTctggtttcagtttcagctgtTTGTTCGGGGGATTTgcagtcatcatcatctcAATGggttgtccgtccgtccgtccgtccgtctgtctgtcgccCCTGTTGCACTTTTTTCCTTGTTCGAGTATTTATTTAACCTTTtatttctgctcctgctcctgctccagctcgttCTGTTCGGtactgtttggtttttttgttgtgtttgtttgcaccTCGCCTCATAATTAAAAGCTGCAACAAGAATTTTTCAATAACAGCCATAAATCAGGCATATGGATGCCCAGGGAGCATGCCATAAATTACTTTACAGCCACACACGaccagagaaagagagagagagagagagagaggggataaatggagagacagagggagagagagagagagtgcagtgGAGGATTGAGCCAGGCAGAtgctgaagctgtagctgagactggggcttgggctggaactggagctggagctgggatGGGGACTGGGAACTGGAATTGCTTCATCGATGGCCCAGTCAAGCATGAAAAGCCCCCACTTGGCTCCTTATTAGTCATGCCTGAGATCGTACAGCGACACTCGCATTAAATTCCAGCGAAAAGTGAAGCCAAATCGAATTAAAACTTTAAGATTAAATTCTGGCAGATCCATTACACGAAATTCTGCTGTTAATTAAATCAGCTGCCCTCTGCCCCTTTGTCCTCTTGCACATTTCGGGTGCAAGTTGCATTATTGTGTGTTCTGGTTTGGGCCTGGCTTATGGGTTCCCTGACCCAGAGGTTGCCCAGTTAGAAAAAAGTTAGAAAAGGTGGGAAAGCTCTGCATATGAATGCTCCTTTATAGAattcggttttttttctccctctctctgttctcgCTCTGCTCCTTCCCTTTGTGCCAGATGTATAAcaggaaattaaaaatatttatatgtgtgtgctgcatTTGGGCGAGagtctatctgtgtgtgtgggtgtgtgggtgtgtgggtgaggCTGtttgttgcctactttttggCATATTCTCCTGGTCCTTTTGTTTGAGCTCCTCGCTCTTCGCTCACTTGTTGGCCCgggttttgtttgtctgtttgctttgttttccacATGGGCCACATTATTATGATGTCTCTTCGCTTTTCGCCTGAATGAAGTGCAGCGCacataagagagagagagagggagagctctCTAGGGATGCACGTAGCTCGTGTCGTGAGTGGGAGAATGGCGGAATGTGCAGCTGAAACTCCGTGCAACTActcacgctgccatctctagacacacactcgcacactcccTGACTCACGTATCTGCTGGGGTCGCCTGTTGGCGTCAGCTTCGCGATTTTTCATCAAAGTCACGACGGGCAAAAGTTGGCGGCgagaagctgccgctgccactgccactgccactaccactACCACTGCCCCATTGTTGCCTCTGACACTGACACCGGAAATGAACACATTTTCCGGTGGCATACGTGGCacgtgtgtgtacgtgtgtgtgtgtgtacatatacatatgtacgtgtgcgtgtgtgtctgtgtctgtttgctcACGGGAACAcggaagcaggcagcaggcagcactgAGAGATTGAAAGTCGCTTAATGTATTGTTTGCCAGCGTTGACTTTCTCAGCGCTCTTTGACCAGAAATACCTTTCTTCGTGGCTGGCCACTTGCCCTGATCTGCCCGCTCATTAGTTGTGAGTGAAAGAGATTATGGCAGAGAGCGAGTCCATGGCCCTGCTactcatgctgctgctgctgctgctgctgctcgtgcgaATTTAATTACTCTCATCGCACGCTCCCACcgcggaagagagagagtccagagtgcagagcagagcccctGGACGGTGGAGGTGTTAATGAgattgctctgctctgcctctgactctcgTGCGTTGCGGCATCAACTTGAGCACACAAAGCCCCGCCCTGGCAGGGGAATTCGCCGCAACGATTCATATGGTTAAGTGCAGTAAGGGGGAGGATGGAGGCGAAGGGGATTAACCGCAGCCGGATGGATCCCGAAGCCTCAAATATGACGCTGCGAGTAATCGAGAGTCTCGGTCGCGGTCTCAGGCTGGGATGTCAAGATTACAGCTGGAGGGAAGCGCCAAAGTAATTACTTCGACTCAAAGCCTGCTCAGAGCCGACTCAGAGCCTGCTAGCCCAGGCGGAGTGTTGGAAAAGTGTAATCAAAGTACTCAAATAATACGATTTATTTAGTTACCCATTCAAGTATGCCGAGATTCTGCACTTCAAATAGATTTACTACAGGTAGGACTGCCTTCGCTCTgccttccctctctctctctctctctctctgcgtctctGATGGCTCCTTAATTAGCTGTTAAAACGTTTCGGCAGCTGCCAAAACAATTACACGCTTTATTTCCAGGAACGGCACGTTTAACCTTAGTTGCAGCCAGCCCACATCCTGTAGCCAGGCAGCAGTGCGCCTCCCTGTTGCTCCTCCCTGTTGCCTGCCTCCCcagtgctcctcctcctgctgctcctgctgctgctgctgctgctggagggagTGTTCTCTAATCCCGGACTCAGATCGTTTTACGCTGTCGCCGCATGTGGGCATTAAGTTAAATGCCAACGTAGACGACAAGAACAATGATGATGCTAccgatggcgatgatgatgctggggATGCTGATGGGTATGCTGCTGAGTATGATTATGATGATAAAGTCCCGAGGATGATGCCctgtggcactgctgctgcatcaagacagagagggagagagagagagagagagagcgagcgagcgagcggcaCAATCTGCTGATTTATATTATTGTCACGTTTATGGCCAGATTGGGATTGAAATTGAGACGAGCCTCGGCTGGCTGCCGAGGCTTCTGCAGATGCGTTAATCGTGGGCGCGCGGGCCAGTTGGGTCAGTGGGTGAGTGGCCGATTGAACGACGTTTCTGCTTACGGTGCATTGCACTTTTTACAAGCAATTAAAGTGGCCATCCAattggacacacacacacacacacgcacacaaacggCGCTAGCGAAGATGAATAGGATAATGGGGCAGCGGGAACAGCAGGGCGACAGGaaagtggctgtggcaaaatCTATTCACGCTGAAGACACGGCAAGGCAGCTGtaaatgaataatgaatgcAATTCAgcgaaaaatatatattcaattcaatttggatGCGTCACTCGAACGAACGGCTCGTCGCTCATTAATTTATGACAGCCATTTTTAACGCTTTGCTGGCCATGCTGCCCCCACAGGCTTCTGCCACTGACAGTTGATGCAGcatccacacccacccaaacctctgccactgccagcgaCACTGTCCCTTCGCCCATCTGCCGTTGCATGCGTCAAATATTCAACGccatttttcaattgaattgaatgaatttttgaATTGAGTGCACGaatgccgccgctgccaccgtcACCCTGACAAATGGCAAGCTAACAAACAAGACAGACAAAAACCTTTGCTCCAACAGGctggaaatgttttttggaAAGAGTCTCTTGGCTTCGATGAAAGGCAAGTAACGGGAGTACCCGGGAGCTATATCTGGAGCAACGAAAGGGTATCCCCAATAACTGAAGGACTCCTACCATGCCGGACTTGTTGTAGCTCTGAATGATTTGTGTTTGGCCTCTTTGTTGACGGGCCATGGccagagtccgagtccgagtcccagcccgagccagagtcagagtcagagccattTTGCCGGGCTTAGAGTGGCAATATTTCATGCCCCACTGATGGGGCTTGTCAACGTTTTGGGGCGCCAaccaagcaggaggaggtgcagcagaGAGGGGAGCACACAGTCATACATGGGCAGACATTACACTTTAATTAACTACAAATCCACTGCAATTGCATTTACATTCCCCTGCCACGCTCCACCTCTCCTTTGGCTCCTCGTTCTCTGAGCtaataaaacatttcaaatatttttgtcgGCTCGTTTCTTGGGAGGGGCGCAAGAACTGGTCCTGGGAGTGTGTaattttgcacatttcataTGAAAAGTTGGCAGCCACGCCGGAACTTTTTGGCCAACCAAAAGGATGCAGGAGAGTGCAGAATGGCACGGCACGTACAGTGGGACGCATCACATGCGAGATTTGTAGAATGTTTCGGCTAAAACAAAGCAATATATTAACAAAACTTAATGCATAATAAAGTCAAAACAAATTACGAGCCGTTGAAGCttaacaaataattttcataGCTTTAAGTCTGccgttgtatttttttcgcatggctaaaaacttttaaaaattgtttttcgttCATTCAATTATTCTAAACTTCttattttgttatattttgatACATTAGATAGATATGTATAAGCTCAAACAAATAtaagaaacataaataaataaataaccatacaaaatattaccaaaaaacattaaaaatcgTGGAAAATTACAACTTTTTGTcgctttattttaatttgtttccaTTCTATCGACCCGAAGAAGGAAAAACATAGGCAAAGGCCGTACAATTCTCGactgcaattcaattaaattaaattattcacaTGGAACATATGCGGAGGTTGGTTGCTCATCGAGATTTGACACctaattttccattcaaaagttgccattttgttgcacagtgtaattaatatttgagcagtttgtgtttaattaaataaataagctgAGTATATCATTCGTTTTTGGAGATCCAAGTTGAAATGCCAAGCATCTGTCCCACAGTGCACAAGGAAAGTTTCTTACGGCAAAGATTAACAGAGACGGCGCCCAGTGCAGGGGCAAGAGAGGAGTGTGGTGGTCGGAGGGCGCTGAGGAGCCTGGTGCGTGTTGCTGCCAGGCGCATGTTTGGCAATGCGGTAAACCAAATTATGTGCTTAGAAACTTGCCGCTGCGACCAGAGTCGGTGATGGGGCGAGAAACCACACAACCACCgaagccccagtcccagtcccagtcccagtcccagccccaccCAACCCACAACCACCAACCACCCGCTTTTTGCCGCTTTGTGTGCGTCTTGCAGCTGCATTTACACAGCAAAGAGCTGCTCCACATCGCTCTCCCCTTTTGGCCCTTTGCCTTTGTGCCTTGTCTGcttgcactgctgctggccggcgCTCTTTGCACAGGTGTTCCATCCAAAAACTTTGTGAGCGCTGTGGCAAGATgattaaaaagttttcccctAAGAAgaaaaggcagagccagcattCAGTTAAGTCCAGAAACCTCAGTTGCGAAATTGTCAATGCCCGCCACCTTTGACAGCAGCTAATGATGGGAAGCGATACATTTGCTGAGGCTTAAACTAAATTAACTTTGCCCACTGCAACACTGGCCACCGATTGGTCTACTGAACCTGCGGCTGGATCtcatataaatataacaaataatTTCGACCATAAACCATTGGACTACAATCGCAACTCAAAGCTAAAACACTTCCACAGCTTTTGTGCTGAAAATGTTCTACAAAAGTTTAAATTATTCGCAAGATTTCTAACAGCTCAGGAGACACTTACGCACGCTCCACGAGGAGCCATGACCGAGTCATCATGCCACAGCTAATGTACCAAAAATATCTGCCTGCCCGCCCGGACAATCAAGGTCGTTTTAACAGATCAAATCAGAAGAGCTTAAAAATAGAATTTGCCACACGAAAAGATTCTCCACCGAACGCATGCTCGTGGCCGCAGTGTGGCGATCAGTTACGGGAAGTACCACAAGCTATAAATCCTTCGTTCTACGACTACCCTGGCTGCACCAGTAACAAGAACAACGTTTGGTTGAGTTTGTCAAAAGTGGTTTACGTGGCGTACAAATAGAAATTCAAAATGCATCATTCTAAGGCATGATCATGCGGGGTTTTGGGTTCTGCGTGGCCTTTAGGCGAAGCGAAACATCTGGGAgtataaaatcaaattaatataCAGAACAGTGGACATGGCGATGAGGGCGGCCAGGCGGTATCATTTCTTCTTGGCATCCTTCAGACCGGCGCCGGCATTGAATTTGAAGAAGATGATGTCACCGTCCTCGACGGTGTGATTGCGCCCCTGCTGGCGGTACTTGCCAGCGGCCTTTGCGGCCGCCTCGCTGCCCTCGGCCTTGAAGTCGGCAAAGTGCATGATCTCAGCCATGATGAAGCCCTTCTCGAAGTCAGTGTGAATGCGTCCGGCGGCGGCCGGGGCTTTGGTGCCCTTCTGGATGGTCCAGGCTTTGACCTCGTCGGGGCCGGCGGTGAAGAAGTACTCCAGTTGGAGTCCCTTGTAGCCAGTGATGATGATCTTGTCCAGCTGGCTCTTGCACTTGGTCTCCTCTTCGTAGGCCTTGCGCTCGAGCTCATTCTTTtcgctcagctgctgctcgaacgCGCCAGAGAAGGGGATGAGCAGTGCTCCGGGATCGTTCTTATCGATCCACTCCTTGATCTTGGGCAGCCACTTGTTCTTCTTGCGGATGAAGTCCTTGTCCGAGAGGTTCACCAGGTAGATGACCGGCTTCGAGGTCAGGAACAGATACTTGTTCAGCGCCTCAATCTACACaggagcgagcgagagggcgagagagcaTTAGTAAGAGCGGGATGCAATGATTGAGTTTTGGTTGCTTCGCGCTCACATCGTGGGCATTCCAGTCCTCGAAGCGCAGATGACGCTTCTGGTCGATCAAGATCTCCTTGATCTTCACCATGGAGTCGTACTCGGGCTTCAGCTTCTTGTCGCCGCCACGGGCCACCATCTTCTCCAGCTTGTCGAggttctgcagcagcttctcttCGTCCTTGAGGCGCAGCTCCTCCGAGATGATCTCCAGATCGCGCACCGGGTCCACCTCGCCCTCCACATGGGTCACGTCGGGGTCCTCGAAGGCTCGGCACAAGTGGAAAATGGCATCGCAAGCGCTGATGTGCGAAAGGAAGTCATTGCCCAGCCCCTGGCCCTCGGCGGCACCCTTGACCAGGCCGGCAATGTCCACCACATTCAGGTAGGCCGGCACCACGCTGCAAAGCACAGAAGTCAGTGACACATTCGTAACGAAACTGAAAGCACAAGGAGGACTCACCTGGCCGGCTTGTGGTACTCCACGAGGTAGTCGAAGCGCTCATCGGGCACCGGTACGCGACGTGTAGGTAGGGCAAGGGCAATcacatgaaaataaataagagaagagaagagacggCGGCGAGACGCATGTTAGCTGATATGGCAACGATTGGGAAACCCCGGCAGCCTCAGCGGGCCGCCAATCATggcaattttctataattttgtACAATCCACCGAGCGGCTTGAAGTCCGCAAACCAAAATGAAGTCGCTcaagaaactgaaaccgatCCGAGGACTGAATGGACTGGAGGCGggggcaatttgcatattggAAACTGGATCTGATCAAATTGCTAAGGCAGCGACACGCCCCAAACGAAATAGTTTCTTTTAGAAGGACCAGTCCAGTCCCCTCGTCCACTTCAATGGAGTGCAGGCGGAGCCAGCAAGCAATTTGGAATTAGAAGCGGCTCAGGCGACTGTGGATGTGGCTCCCGGGGGGCAGTCCATTGCCATCGACAAGTcttgaataaaaattatattcaaaataCTGATTACAATGATTAAAGAAATTGCCCCCGCCTGGAATATCGGATATCTTGGGTCCTCCCCTGGGGGCACCGCGCGCCTCGCAAAACGGATAATTGGTAATACTTATTCTCATTCGGCTTGATCGTGCAGAAGGGGAAGTTCTCTGCCGGTGCGGCGCTCTCTGTCAGCACATTGAAGAACGTCGACTTGCCCACATTGGGGACGCCGACAATGCCGATTCTCAGATTGGTGCCAATGCGTCCGATCAGGGGCTTGCGTTCCGGCTCATCGTGCTTCTTAGGTGGCATCTTGTGGCTGTTATTCTCTGGTCTGTTCCTCTGTGACTGCTGTTGGCGGAAGAactcaatttttgtttaactATTTTCGGCCAGCCGTTTCGACATAACCTCACTCCCGGCGGTCTAAACTTACATGCGCTGGGCTGGTGGTGTGTGCTCCACTGTTGTCTTCCGCTGCAAGGGCCAATCGATTTGTTAGCAAATTTTAGAAAATCTTTGGTggaattgttttaaatatttacaaataacTTTTGATGCGGCAcatgtgaccgcggatttctTACCGCaagaccctcaaaaatatacctaaatatGCCTTGtgtcatttttaaaatataccgtaaatataccgtaaatcttaaatcaaattcctcgattttgatattctattcaatattaccagctagttaggactctcagcgctaaaactatgaTTTTTTCCAATGCATCAACTAAGTTTCCACAATTTTGGCCGGTTTTCATGTCATTCTTTTATTGGATCGCTTAAAAATaggatcaacaacaaaaatagcataaaacgaTACGTGCGTGGGAATGGAATTTACGTATTGGACactttgttgcttgtcaaccgGTAGGTATGGgatatataataattataggtatatatataaatatagtaTTTTCTGAACTTGGTTTAGGAGTTAATGGACGTATGAGATTTTCGACACCCTATATTCTTAAACATTCccttaaaatggaatttaatagacggataataattaaataaaccatGAATATACATCGAACTCAATTTCGTATTTAAAATACCCTAAAAGTTTATGCATAAAACACCTGATCAATAGCTGCTGAGGCCGTGAAAAGAAAGTGTGAGCGAGAGGGACCGTTCAACGAAC containing:
- the LOC117892281 gene encoding obg-like ATPase 1 encodes the protein MPPKKHDEPERKPLIGRIGTNLRIGIVGVPNVGKSTFFNVLTESAAPAENFPFCTIKPNESRVPVPDERFDYLVEYHKPASVVPAYLNVVDIAGLVKGAAEGQGLGNDFLSHISACDAIFHLCRAFEDPDVTHVEGEVDPVRDLEIISEELRLKDEEKLLQNLDKLEKMVARGGDKKLKPEYDSMVKIKEILIDQKRHLRFEDWNAHDIEALNKYLFLTSKPVIYLVNLSDKDFIRKKNKWLPKIKEWIDKNDPGALLIPFSGAFEQQLSEKNELERKAYEEETKCKSQLDKIIITGYKGLQLEYFFTAGPDEVKAWTIQKGTKAPAAAGRIHTDFEKGFIMAEIMHFADFKAEGSEAAAKAAGKYRQQGRNHTVEDGDIIFFKFNAGAGLKDAKKK